TCGCAATTCCCCGTCGGCAAGGAAGAGAGGAGGAGGGTCGGTAGACGACCCATCAGCAGTCCGGCATCGAGGCGGTCACACAGCCACGAATGACCGCGGATCGGTGATTGAGCACGGGTGATCCACCGGCGTTGACAGCGATGCTAGCGCGTCGGGTGGTCGGACCACGCCGACACTCAACTGTTGTCTTGTTCGATAATAAAGCTATCTATTGGATCAACAAATCATAAATCGACTAACTTTCCCCACATACTGGTAGTAATATGGCTGTTTACACATATAAGCGCAGATATCGGTGGTGTCGGTCGTTCGATTTGCCGATCTGTTTGGCTCGAGGGGACGACTGTCGGCATACTCAGGGATCGATCTCCATCGGTGCGCTTCGATCGGAGAGCTCCGCACTGACGAGCGCAGCGTGGCTCCGACGGAGCCGTTCGGATAGCGCCTGATGTGAGATACCCAGTTCCGTGGCCAGTTCCTTGAGCGTCACCCCTCTGGGCACGTCGAAATAGCCGAGTTCGTGGGCCTTACAGATCGTCTCGTACTGGGTTTCGGTCAGGGGAGTCCGCGCGGTCGCGAGGTCGTTGACGCCACTGATTCGGCAGACGTCCGCTGCGAAGTCGTACTGTTCGAGTAACTCGTGACACGCCGAGACCGACTCCCGGTCGTGGAAGAGTAATTTCACCATCCAGCGTTCCTCTCGGCCCTGAGCGGTCAGTATCGCACCGTCGTTTTCCGTGACGATCTCCTCGAATAGCTTGACGCCGTCACCGAACGCGAGCCGAAACAGCCAGCGGTCGTTCGGGCCGACAGCGGTCTCGTCGTCCGTCGTAGATCCCTCTGCGTCGTCGGCGACGCTCGCGATCACGTCGACGGACGGATCGTCCTCGAGCGCCCGCCGAACCGAGTCCCGGTCCGGCCCGCTCGTCCAGACGAGCGGCGGTGAACCACCGATCATGCCGCCGACCTGGAACTCGAACGTCGACACTCGATCGAACGTGCGAGCGAATCCGAGTCGATCGGTCGGGATCCCGAGTTCGACGACTGTGGTCATCATCGAAAGCCACCACAAAGACGTATACACGGATTGTGTTTCCGGTAGCCTTTCCCGCCACCCAATTCCGATGACTGTCACTTTTGCTCGAGGGTGTCGGTTAATTATATGTCGGTCCGCGAGGCCCCTGTACTACGATCGTGCCGATCTTTGCTATCGCAATTCGATTGTTCTGCTCGTTGTGGCTTATCTCCGACATTTCTTTGCGAGCGACGAGAACGGTTCACTGGCTCAGTCGATCGTATTTTCAGTCCCTGTAACTCCCGACCAGCTACAAGTATCCACGCCGCCTCCGTTCGAGTGGCCATCGACGAGCACTGGCCGACAGGGAATGCACGACGACCGCCGTCCGTCGTTCTCGCGAACGGCGTCGTCGATAATGCCGGTCGAGTCTCCTGGATCGATTTCTCGAGTCGATAGTCTCTGACGGGGCAGGGAGACGTCCGAGATATTTTGTACTCGATAGTCGAGTGTTCGGGAACGACCGACTGTCGCTACCGCTGTAACCGCGCCACGGGGCCGTCGGTATGGTCGCGTTCGAGATCGACCAGTCCGTCCGACTCGAGATCGTCGAGGAGGCCCTCGAGCCACGCTCGGCCGTACTCGCCGTCGGGTGCGTAGTCGACGCGAATGCGATGCCCGAGCGCGTCGAGCTCGAGTTCGTCGTACTCCTTGAGCGTCCGGACGATCCGGCCTCGGAACTGCCGGCGACTACCCTCGAAGCTCGGTTGGGTAGGAACGTCGGGAGCGGTGAAATCACCGCTTGCGTACGCGCCACACCATTCCCGCCACGGACAGCCGGCCTCGTCGCAGTGTGGCGTCTGCTCGCAGGCGACGCCGCCCAGTTCCATGATCGCGTTGTTCCAGACTCGAGACTGCCCCGCCGGCATGAGTTCGCTCGCCGCCGTTTCGAAGGCCCCGTCGTCGTCCGGTACGTCGAAGGCGCGGTAGAGCACCCGTTTGACGTTCGTGTCGACGACCGCGTCGCCGTCGTTGAACGCGAAGCTCGCGACCGCATTGGCCGTGTACGGGCCGACGCCCATCAGCTCTTGGAGTTCGTCGGGATGCTCGGGGAAGTCCCCGTCGTACTCCTCCTGAACCTGCTGGGCCGCCTCGTGGAGGTACTTCGCCCGGTTGTTGTACCCCAGGCTGTGGTCCGTCCAGAATCCCACGACGTCGGCGCGGTCGGTGTCGGCCAGCGCAGCGGTGGTCGGCCAGCGCTCGAGGAATTCCTCCCAGGCCTCGACGACGCGACCGAGCTGCGTCTGCTGGCTCATCACCTCGCTGACGAGGATCTCGTAGGGATCGTCGGTCCGTCGCCACGGAAACTCACGGTGGTCGTCCTCGTACCACTCGATCAACGCCTCGCGAACGGCCTCGCGGTCGGCCGGCAACGCCCACTCCTCGGCCTCTGCTGTCATCGACGGACGTTACGCGGTCGGCTGTAAGTCAGTGTCGCAATTCGGCGGTTCGACGACGGTGGCGCTCACGATTGCTACCACCTACCCAGACGGAATCGGCGGTCCGTCGGCGACGGCCGGGCGATACGAATCACAATAGATTTTATCGCAGAATAATGTGTGCTGTTTACTATGGGCTCACACTCGATCGGATCCTGGCTGATCGTCGCTGGATTCGCGATCCTCGTAGGCCCGTTCGTCGTCCTGTTTCTCCGAGCGATCGGACCGACCGGGTGGATGATCCTCGGCTTCTTGCTGATCGGTGTCGGTTCCCTCATCACCCTGTTTGAGAAGACTCGCTCGGACGGATCCGGTCACAGAACGTGGACGAACTGTGACAACTGCGGGAAGCGTATCGATGACCGCGCTCCGACCTGCGCCTATTGTGGGACAGACCGCTGAGTCGACGACCGATCTCGACGCCGTCGACTCGAGGCGACCACGAAAGGCCTATCCGACCCGCTCGAGTCCCCTCCCGTATGAGCCTCGACGACCTCAACGACGAGGTGACGGAGTCGTACACGGACATCGGCGACGACCTCACCGTCTCGCTCGACCGCGAGACGCGGAACGAACTGGCCTTGCTCGAGACGGCGCTCGAGCCCGAGGAAACGGACGAACTCGTCCGGCGGGCCATTCACATGCTCTTTCAGTCGACCGTCGACACGGGGAAGCTCGACTTCCAGCTCCGGTCGGCCTACGACGTGACCTACGACGAATACCTGTCGGGCATGACCTTCGAGGAGATGACCGGTGCGGATCAGTACCCGTCGATGGACGACGAGCGACGCTACCAGTTTTAACGACCACGGGATCGGTGTTCTTCAACCGACGAGATATCGCGTCCTCGTTTCGTTCCGACAGCGATATCCATACGTGTTCTAGTCACAATGGACACTTCTAACTTCATAATAGGTGAGCTTAAGCTCGCTCGTACCCTCGTCACCTACATGACTATCAATCAACATTCCCTCGAAACAGATTACCACTGCCCCGAATGCTCGGGTCCGCTGTCGACTCGATACGAGTCGCTCGCCTGCAACGACTGCGGGTACACGCCGCGTCACGGCGCGGACTGATCGAACGACTTCCGCTCTCGAATTTCTCGTACCGATTCGAACCAGCCCGGTCAGGCGCGTATTTCCGTTACTGTAACGCCCGTGAGAACGTGATCGGCTGCGACCGTCGCCGAGGGGCGGTCGTTGCGATCACGGAGCGACGATCAGCCGTCGCCCAGCGGGACGAACGGTAGCATCGCCGGTTGATCGGCCGAGTAGGCCAGCGCGTCGGCCTGGCTGGTGTCGTCCGGCGTCACCACGTCCATGATGCGCGGCGCGTTCTCGGCCGCGCCGGGGATTGCACCGCCGAACACGTAGTCCGCCGCGTCTTCGGCGACGGGACGGAGCGTCCCGCGGTCCTCGGACTGGACCATCGCCACGACTTCCAGGTCCGAAATATCGGCTCCACCGAACGCGGCCTGATCGACCGAGAGCGCCACGGTGTTCGCCTCGGTGTCTACGTCGTCCCGAACGCTGATCTCGTTGCCGTCGGTGTCGGTCAGCGGATTCCCGCCCGCGTCGACCGCGCTCTTCGTGAAGCCACTGACCTCGAGGCGGTAGTGCCAATCCGACTCGAACTCCGCAGCCAGCCCGAGGTCGCCGACCTCGGTCGTACTCCCGCCGTCTTCGGTCGGATCGCGGAGCCACAGGACGAACATGTGTGGCGAGAAGCCGCGATCGCTTCCGAAGGCGTTGTTCAAGGTCTCGACCGCGAAGGAGAACTGGACGGTGCTCGAGGTCCGCGTGACTTCGAACGACTGGAGGTCGAAGACGCCGTCCTCGAACGCGCCGGCGGTCGGGTACGTGTACTCCCCTGGGCCGTAATCGTCGCCGCTCGAGTCGGTGAACGATGCGACGGTCTCCGGCGGCGTCACCGTCACGGTCCGGCTGGCGAGGGTTTCGCCGTCGGGGGTTCGGACGGTCACGTCGTACGTTCCTGCAGTGTCGATCGCCGTTCCGAACCCGAACGACTCGTTGGTCGCACCCGGCCCGAACCGGACGTTTTCGAGGCTTCGGACGTCGCCGTCGACGACGAGCTCGACGGTCGTCCCGCCGATGTAGTCGCCGTCGTTGGAGCCGGTCGCCGAAACGAACGGCTCCCGCACGAAGGTTTCGCCGTCGATCGATACGTCGACCTCCTGGGTGGGCCGTTCGTAATTCGGGAGCTGTTCGAGGTCCTCCTCCGTTGCCGGTCGGAGCCGAACGGCGGTGCCGCCGGAACCGACCATCGAGGCCAGCAGCGTCGTGGATGCGTCGACGATTGCCTCGTCGATGCGCACGTCCTCGAGATTGCCGTCGTAGTCGGCATCGACGCCGTCGGAGTAGATCTCCGCGACGTACTTGTCTTTCCCGTGTCCACGGCCTCGATGCTGCCCGCGTCCGTTTCGTTGGCCGCGAGCGCGTTCCTCTCGGTGACCGTTGCCACGTCCCTTCTCGTGGCCCTTGCCGCGGCCCTTCTGATGACCGTTGCCGGTTCCGTTTCCGTGACCTCGACCCCAGCCACGGTCGTCGTTATCCCACCATCCGGGGCCGTCATCCTCTCCCCAGTCGTGATCATCGTCGTCGTCCCACCAGCCGCGGTCGTCGTCATCGTCCCACCAGCCGTGGTCGCCGTCCTCCCACCAGTGACCGGAGTCGGAGTCGAGGAAGTCGAGGGGAATCTCGAGCGCGCGGCCGTTCTCGTCGGTCATCGCACCGACGTACCACTCGTCGCCCTTCTGCCGGGCGGTGATCATGTAGTCGCCGATCGACGCATCCAGAACGCGCGTGTCGTCCCAGCCCGCCGCCGGGACGTCTTCGATGAACTGGAACGCGGGGACGGTCGGCCCGGTGATCGGCGGCTCGTCGGGCTCGGGCATCGACGCGCCGGGCTCCGTGACGGCGATCGCATCGAGGTTGAAGCCGCCGGTGTCCTCGTCCGTGAGCGCGAGGGAGAGTTCGGTATCGCCGGACTCGAGCGAGACCGTCGTCGCCGTGGCGGTCCAGACGTCCCAGTAGTCCGTTCCGGGGATCGATAGCTGTTCGACCGGTTCCCCGTCGATCTGGAGTGTAGCCGTTGCGTCGACCTCGAAGCCGAGCCCGTTGTCGGCTTCGTAGTTGGCCGCTCGAAGGTGGACGTCGTACTCGCCGGCGGGGGCGTCTTCGAGCGTCCAGGTGGCCGTCGACCCGCTGTCGACGCTGTTGGCGTCGAAGGGAACGTACGCCTCACCCTGTGCGTTGGCCCACTCCGACTGGGTGGCGAACCCGTCGAGGTCGGCGTGCTGGGCTTGCGCGACTTCGCCCACGCCCAGCGTGGCGGGCTGGTCGGCCAGGTACGAACTCGGTAAGTCCGCGGCCATCTGGAGGCCGCTGAAGTAGGT
This portion of the Natrinema salinisoli genome encodes:
- a CDS encoding helix-turn-helix domain-containing protein, translated to MTTVVELGIPTDRLGFARTFDRVSTFEFQVGGMIGGSPPLVWTSGPDRDSVRRALEDDPSVDVIASVADDAEGSTTDDETAVGPNDRWLFRLAFGDGVKLFEEIVTENDGAILTAQGREERWMVKLLFHDRESVSACHELLEQYDFAADVCRISGVNDLATARTPLTETQYETICKAHELGYFDVPRGVTLKELATELGISHQALSERLRRSHAALVSAELSDRSAPMEIDP
- a CDS encoding A/G-specific adenine glycosylase gives rise to the protein MTAEAEEWALPADREAVREALIEWYEDDHREFPWRRTDDPYEILVSEVMSQQTQLGRVVEAWEEFLERWPTTAALADTDRADVVGFWTDHSLGYNNRAKYLHEAAQQVQEEYDGDFPEHPDELQELMGVGPYTANAVASFAFNDGDAVVDTNVKRVLYRAFDVPDDDGAFETAASELMPAGQSRVWNNAIMELGGVACEQTPHCDEAGCPWREWCGAYASGDFTAPDVPTQPSFEGSRRQFRGRIVRTLKEYDELELDALGHRIRVDYAPDGEYGRAWLEGLLDDLESDGLVDLERDHTDGPVARLQR
- a CDS encoding zinc ribbon domain-containing protein: MLIGVGSLITLFEKTRSDGSGHRTWTNCDNCGKRIDDRAPTCAYCGTDR
- a CDS encoding glycoside hydrolase family 97 catalytic domain-containing protein, which produces MVDEKSHQTLETYGRRGVLGGMASLLAASAYSLNVSAEAASPVWEGDDSSTRVVPSPDGRVLVVIDVEDGTPTYSVRFDGRTVVDSSRIGFEFQNQPAFGVGSDAADLEVTGSEWDRVDSTWEPVWDQYDEIEERYTELRIGLEETEGPGRGGTLEIRVFEDGFGFRFLFDERFGEEFVITSERTEYSFAGDYDSWWVPGDYNSFEYEYEATPLSEIGSTLESEFGGSFDGVHTPMTMRTDDDHYVSVHEANLDDYASLAITPQEDGSTDFEAALAPLPDGTKVSASAPHVTPWRTIQLGRRPGDLIESNLIVNLNEDYSDDVFTRGTDWIEPQKFIGVWWLMITGRADWEYQGPQTGNHGAQTGRAKQYMDFASEHDIPGVLVEGWNQGWSSYPGDGSEFSFTESYPDFDLEGVTDYGSSLEPSTQMTMHNETAGDFRNYESQLDEAFGLYDDLGIRTIKNGYVSDSGDLSGEGYSHHNQVLVNHHTLVAETAAANRQMLDVHEPIHPTGRRRTYPNLMTREGVKGQEYDAFGNVSPDHHVTFPFTRMLGGPVEYTPGIFDMESGSGGIETTRAKQLAMYPTYFSGLQMAADLPSSYLADQPATLGVGEVAQAQHADLDGFATQSEWANAQGEAYVPFDANSVDSGSTATWTLEDAPAGEYDVHLRAANYEADNGLGFEVDATATLQIDGEPVEQLSIPGTDYWDVWTATATTVSLESGDTELSLALTDEDTGGFNLDAIAVTEPGASMPEPDEPPITGPTVPAFQFIEDVPAAGWDDTRVLDASIGDYMITARQKGDEWYVGAMTDENGRALEIPLDFLDSDSGHWWEDGDHGWWDDDDDRGWWDDDDDHDWGEDDGPGWWDNDDRGWGRGHGNGTGNGHQKGRGKGHEKGRGNGHREERARGQRNGRGQHRGRGHGKDKYVAEIYSDGVDADYDGNLEDVRIDEAIVDASTTLLASMVGSGGTAVRLRPATEEDLEQLPNYERPTQEVDVSIDGETFVREPFVSATGSNDGDYIGGTTVELVVDGDVRSLENVRFGPGATNESFGFGTAIDTAGTYDVTVRTPDGETLASRTVTVTPPETVASFTDSSGDDYGPGEYTYPTAGAFEDGVFDLQSFEVTRTSSTVQFSFAVETLNNAFGSDRGFSPHMFVLWLRDPTEDGGSTTEVGDLGLAAEFESDWHYRLEVSGFTKSAVDAGGNPLTDTDGNEISVRDDVDTEANTVALSVDQAAFGGADISDLEVVAMVQSEDRGTLRPVAEDAADYVFGGAIPGAAENAPRIMDVVTPDDTSQADALAYSADQPAMLPFVPLGDG